The following nucleotide sequence is from Primulina tabacum isolate GXHZ01 chromosome 2, ASM2559414v2, whole genome shotgun sequence.
attaaaatattaataaaacaaatgtttgcatacttgcatatcaaaaaatcatattttttttaaaaaaaaaacctttcAGGTTGATCGGGTTAGCAAGCTGGTTGGTGAGTTCGGATTCAGAttgagaattttttttgtaatactCATATTTCAACCCGacttgataacatccgattcaCCTAAACTGACACCCCTAATTTCAAGTCTCATTCATTATGATTTAAGTTTTGATATATCAAATtcgttgttgttattatttttatataagtaatatatcaaaataatactataattatttaagtaaatATTCggaagattttttttatataatataacaagtcACTTCATTTGTCAGGATGtgaaatgttttttattttttctcatcCCATAAAGTGATTCTAATTTTTATCACACCCATCTAGTTGGTATGTTAcgaaaaaaataaatgtttctCAGAATTACCTTAGACACGAAAATTGTTTTGGTTTTACGGTAAACAATGAAAAAGCCCTAGCCTTATGCACAGACCCTACATTCCCTAGCTTGTTAATTTGagggataaaaaaaattgatcataaccttaaattgaatttaatGGAGCCCAAGATAGTTAATTTATCGAGCaggtaaaaaaaattgaaactcaatcgaaaatatataaaagtacaCCTAAGAACTTGTCTCGTTGATGAGCCTCCAGTCTTAATTATATCTCATTGATGAGAAATCTTTAGTTCATGTTTTTTCATATCTTATTGATAAGCCTCCAATTCTCATCTAAGATCTCATGGCCACAGTGAGTAAGTGTTAGTGATCTCCCATTTAAAAAGGTTATGATTTAATCAACTTGTTAAAGAAGTAAGTCTAAGTCTGAGGTATTAcaaaaccaaaaccaaaaccGGTCTAATAACCAAATTTTGGTTGTGTCGATTTTTCCCGAAATTTGAACACTCCTAATGTAGTAGAAGCAAAGTTATCTTGTATTAGTTACGTTCAAGCACTTGGTAAATCAAATTTTGGAACTTAGATATACACTTTGGTATATTCTTGCTAGTGATAAGATTCAATATTGACAAAAAATGATGTTAAACTGCAATATCTATCATCATAAAGTATTTTTTGTGATCatcaattatatattttcttttcgtAAGATAATCAAAAaaagtatttaataaaattttaaaagttttattcATATAGATTAATATTTATGGATAATTTGCATTCATCTCTCCTACATTTTATACTCTTACGTTTACCTCTCGTGCGTGTTATAATTTTTACGTTCGATAGAGAGATAGTGTCAAATATCAAATACATACAATACAATGCAAATGAcctgattatttaatttaattggaaatttttTCCTAAAAAGCCTATGTCCACTAAATTTTGGTTATTCATAGAAATTTCCAGTTATTACTTTTGTggagtaatttttaatttttatttaattaatttaatgagaacgaaaaaaaaaagatcacaCACGGGCGCTCGTATGCATGCTTTCGGTAATTGGCAGTTTCCTTTACATGCACCTGCTATCGCTACTACATATGCTGGCTCATGATCAGACGTAACCCAACCCATTGATTCTAGGGTTTTATAAATTTACACCAGATTCCCGGGAATTCCGTATGAGTTGGTTCAGATTTGGAATTCACTAAATCCAAATGTCAAGTGAAAATCGGTTGGAAACCCACATTTATCAATTAATGCAACGTGCAAACAGGAAAAGCAGAGCAGAAACGGGGTGGAGAGAGAGAAATCGTAAGAAAGGAGAAACAAAAGCTTTTCTGATTGATTCATTTTCCTGCTGTTTGAAATGTATGGCGGCGGGGGATTTGAGCACGGGAATCGGGATCATAGCGGTGAAATAGAACTCGATTACGAGGAGGACGATGGATCTCAAGAGATTTCGCAGGAGGATGCATGGGCTGTGATCAGTGCGTTTTTCGAGGAGAAGGGATTGGTTAGGCAGCAGTTGGATTCGTTCAACGAGTTCATACAGAATACCATGCAGGAAATCGTGGACGAGTCCGCCAACATTGAGATCCGACCCGAGACTCAGCATTACCCGGGTCGAAGCTCCGATTTTGTGGAGGTTGGTTGCCTTTTCTTAATTCTTGTGATGGATCACTTGCGAATTAGGAAACTCGAATTTATTTCGATAGTTTTTTAGAATTATTTTATAAAGAAACTTAAAGATTAACGAATTGAAGTTTTGGAATTAGAACAAAGGAACTTATTCTAAGCAATTTGACTTGATTCTAAGTGGTTGTGTAAAAGTTTTGGTCGACATTAACATATCGGCTTTCCTCTATGGTCACCCCAAATcagtaattttttaaaaaataatttcagtGGATCTTTTTCGGCAGCAAAAAGATTCAAAGAAGGAAAACAATTATTACACATCATGAGTGGCCTTTCGGGGCATGCATGCATTTATTCTTTGAAAAAATGTTCAGATTTTTTTGTTCGTCCTAAAATGAATAACAAAAACATGCGATGCACGGAAAGAACTATGTGAGATAGGGTAGATGAAAACTGGCAAAATTGGGGGTCATGGTGTTtggctaatttttttaaaatgaactTATTTTAAACTGCTATTCAGACAATCTACAGGATTAACTTTGGCCAGATTTACCTGAGTAAACCTATGATGACTGAGTCTGACGGGGAGACTAACACATTGTATCCAAAAGCTGCAAGATTAAGAAACTTGAGTTACTCTTCGCCATTGTACGTGGATGTCACCAAGAGAGTCATAAAAAGGGGTTATGACTGCGAAGAAGTCGCGGAAACTCAAGAATTCACCAAAGTTTTCATTGGAAAGGTACTTAGGTTGTCGAGTCTTAATCGTTTTGATCCTTATCATAGATCTGTGATTCGAGCATTTCTCTTATATGTTACCGTGTCTTTAGGTTCCAATAATGCTTCGTTCGAGCTATTGTAGTTTGTATCATCTATCTGAGAAAGACTTAACAGAGTTGGGGGAGTGCCCTTATGATCAAGGCGGATATTTCATAATAAATGGCAGCGAGAAAGTCCTCATTGCTCAGGAAAAGATGAGCAGCAATCATGTTTATGTGTTCAAGAAACGGCAGCCTAACAAGTATTCGTATGTAGCTGAAGTTAGATCTGTAGTTGAGTCTCAAAGCAAGGCACCCAGCAGTATGTTTGTTAGGATGCTGTCTAGATCCGGTGCTAAAGGGGTAATCAGAATTCCTCATCATATGAATAATAAATTTACTGTGCTTCATGGATTTAAATTTGAACGTGATCTTACGTATTTGTTATGCAGGGATCCTCGGCGCAGTATATTCGCACTACACTCCCATACATTAGGACTGAAATTCCTATAATAATTGTTTTCCGTGCATTAGGCTTTGTCGCGGACAAAGATATTTTAGAACATATTTGCTATGATTTTAACGATGTTCAAATGATGGAATTGCTTAGACCTTCCTTGGAAGAGGCATTTGTGATCCAAAATCAACAGGTGTTTATTGGAATTCTTATTTATACATAGAGCCATAAGCAGCTGCTGAACTGTTGAAACATATTTTTGCTAGGTTGCGCTTGACTACATTGGCAAGAGAGGATCTACTACTGGTGTTACGAGAGATAAAAGAATAAAGTATGCATCAAGTGATCAAACTTAATTAATGCATAAAACAATACTGTGCAATACTGTTATATCCTGATGCTTAAGAACACTTTTATCTTGGACAGGTATGCCAAAGAAATCCTCCAAAGAGAAATGCTTCCACATGTTGGTACTGAGGAGTATTGTGAAACAAAGAAAGCTTATTATTTTGGGTTAGTTTCGACACATAAGGTTGTTCGACTGGATTTCTACTGCTAAATGTCCAAAAGTGATAGGTTTGGCTTTTCCAGTTATATAATCCACAGACTCTTACTTTGTGTCCTTGGAAGAAGGCCAGAAGATGACCGCGATCACTACGCGAACAAGAGACTGGACCTTGCCGGTCCTTTACTTGGCGGTTTATTTAGGACGGTCTGCAGTTTTAATGTTTGGATATTCTTTGGATAACTTTGATGAAATTCATGTGGTAATTCATTGGTGTTGGTGCAGTTATTCAGAAAATTAATCAGGGATGTGAGATCTCATGTTCAAAAGGTCTCTTTATTTAAAGGCATCTTAGGACAACTGATTGTATTTCTTATAAATAATGCTCCTACGACTTAATATGGAGAAATTCTGTGAATAAACCAGTGTGTCGACAATGGAAAAGATGTAAATTTACAGTTAGCAATTAAAGCAAAAACAATTACAAGTGGGCTCAAGTATTCTCTTGCTACCGGGAACTGGGGACAAGCAAATGCAGCCGGAACCAGAGCAGGAGTTTCTCAGGTCATTTATTCTGTTCATTGAGAAAATACTTCTCAGTATTGCCTTTGTATTTTTGttcacatgcatttatttgaaccAGGTTCTTAATCGTTTGACTTATGCCTCAACGCTTTCCCATCTGAGGAGATTAAACTCACCTATCGGCCGAGAGGGTGAGGCTTTTGACTTCTCTGATCATTTTGATTTCTTCTTCATTCCCtagtttttgacattttcttattcTGAAACTTTTGAACTAGGTAAATTGGCTAAACCGAGACAACTGCACAATTCCCATTGGGGCATGATGTGCCCTGCCGAAACACCTGAAGGACAGGTAAAATTATGAAACCATCGATGAATATGTGTTATTATGTTTTGGCAGTTTACACTGGTTTAATTTCAGGCATGTGGACTAGTAAAGAACCTTGCACTTATGGTGTACATAACAGTGGGATCAGCAGCGAACCCCATTCTAGAGTTTTTAGACGAGTGGAGTACAGAGAATTTTGAGGTTCAGACATTTCCTGAGATATTTTTTGTGCTGAATATATAATTCATACACAACTAATCTTGTTATTCTTACCCGTGAATAGGAAATATCACCAGCGGTGATTCCTCAATCTACCAAAATATTTGTGAATGGCAACTGGATTGGCATTCACCGTCACCCAGAGCTGCTGGTCAAGACTCTCAAACAGCTAAGGAGACAAGTAAAACATCCGATCACTTGAATTCTTTATATCTTTATATTAAAACTTGAAATTTTGAGTGGATTAAATTTATTGTAGGTGGATGTCAATACAGAAGTTGGAATTATTCGTGACATACGTCTTAAAGAACTTCGACTGTATACAGACTATGGTCGTTGCAGTAGGCCGTTATTCATTGTTGAAAAACAAAGGTTGCTTATAAAGAAGAAAGATATTCTTGCCTTGCAGCAAAGGGTATGATTACCATAAATGGCTCTTAATGATCTGTTACATATTTTTCCTGTGATTAGTGGTGTTGGTTCTCTCTCAGGAATCCCATGAAGAATATGGCTGGCACGACCTTATCAGGAAAGGATTTATTGAATATATTGACACCGAAGAAGAGGAGACAACAATGATATCAATGACAATGAATGTCAGTAACACGTGTACTTCTGTTTTCATCTATCTCACTTCATTTTGTTTTACGGTTTTCAAAAAGATATCACAAGGAAACGATGTTGATATCAAGATAACTAGGACTTTGACATAAGAGGTCATAATCTCAAACAAGTTACAAAAACCAAAGAAAGAGGAGGAGCAAAGTTGCTCTTCTGAAAACTACACCAGCtttttttatttcagttatGGGGGAAACTTCCTCCATTCCCTGCTCAAAGTTTCACAAATTCACTCTAATTTCCATTTTCTGATTTGATTAGGATCTTCTAAATGCCAAACATAATCCAAGTGATGCTTACTCTGAAACATACACTCACTGCGAAATCCATCCGTCATTGTTACTGGGTGTTTGCGCATCAATCATACCATTTCCTGATCACAACCAGGTCCTTTTTCTTAACTCTGTCCATATTTTTCTTAACATGATTTATATAAGTAGGATTTCTTCTTAATGATGTGGCGCAGTCCCCTCGTAACACTTACCAATCGGCAATGGGAAAGCAAGCAATGGGAATATATGTGACCAACTACCAACTTCGAATGGTGAACAATTAATACTTATTTATCCACTCAACAGAGCATTTCAGATCATGTTTCCTTTCCCGTTCACTTAACACCTCCGCGTTGCTTGTCTTTTTTTGATTCAAACAGGATACACTAGCCTATGTACTTTACTATCCTCAGAAGCCTCTAGTCACTACTCGTGCAATGGAGCATTTGCATTTTAGGCAGCTTCCAGCAGGCATCGTAAGACATAGTCCAATCAAATTTCAACCAGgttttatattttgataataAAACAACTTAATTTTCTCTTACCTTCACACCAGAATGCTGTTGTTGCTATTGCCTGTTACACCGGATACAACCAAGAAGACTCAATCATCATGAACCAATCATCGATTGATCGAGGATTTTTTCGGTCTTTGTTCTTCCGTTCATATCGGTAATTCTCCTCACAGCGAGTCCTTGATGATATCAAGATACACCCTTTCTTCTTCCAAACTTCATTTCCATTCTTTTGTTTTGGCATAGGGATGAGGAGAAAAAGATGGGGACATTAGTGAAAGAGGACTTTGGGTGTCCTAGTAGCGACAATACCATGGTTAGTAATTTTCAACTTGTTTGAATATTTTCTAGCATTGTCCACCTTCCGAGAAAACCAGCAAAGTTGCAGTGATGTTTGCAGGGAATGCGTCATGGATCTTATGATAAATTAGATTCTGATGGTTTTGCGCCTCCGGTGAGTATATATTTCTTCACATTAGTTCTCATTTTCTGGagaaaacaccattcaatttaTGCTTGCATCAGGGATCGCGAGTGTCTGGTGATGATGTCATTATTGGAAAGACAATACCATTTTCGCAAGATGAAGCTCAAGGACCATCTTCAAAATACACCCGCCAGGATCGTAGTTGTTCTTTACGACATAGTGAAAGTGGAATCGTGGATCaggttcaaaattttcaatttctaTTCGCAACTCTATGTTTTGTTTCTGTTAATATGTGTTCTCCTAGAAATAACATTTGTTCATTACATTTCTGTTGTTCGATCTTGCTTCATTATATTAGGTTCTGCTAACCACAAATGCTGACGGATTGAGGTTTGTCAAAGTCCGAATGCGATCTGTCAGGATACCTCAAATTGGAGACAAATTTAGTAGCAGACACGCACAGAAGGGAACAATTGGAATGACTTACTCACAGGAAGACATGCCATGGACAATCGAAGGCATTACTCCTGATATAATAGTAAACCCTCATGCCATTCCTTCACGCATGACAATTGGTCAGCTTATTGAGTGTGTTATGGGGAAGGTGGCTGCTCAAATGGGAAAGGAAGGAGACGCTACTCCTTTTACGGATGTTACCGTGAGTGATTTAGTATACGTATTCCCAGTTTCCTAGACTTagttcagatttttttttttcatttttcatgaTGATCCATGTTTCCTCAGGTTGATAACATCAGCAAAGCTCTTCACAAATGTGGTTATCAAATGAGCGGCTTTGAAAGAATGTACAGCGGGCACACAGGGCGTCAACTATCATCTTTGATATTTCTGGGGCCAACATATTACCAGCGGCTGAAGCATATGGTGGATGATAAGATCCACTCTCGTGGCAGAGGTCCTATGCAAATCCTCACCAGACAGCCCGCCGAAGGAAGATCACGAGACGGTGGTCTAAGGTTCGG
It contains:
- the LOC142535466 gene encoding DNA-directed RNA polymerase II subunit RPB2-like: MYGGGGFEHGNRDHSGEIELDYEEDDGSQEISQEDAWAVISAFFEEKGLVRQQLDSFNEFIQNTMQEIVDESANIEIRPETQHYPGRSSDFVETIYRINFGQIYLSKPMMTESDGETNTLYPKAARLRNLSYSSPLYVDVTKRVIKRGYDCEEVAETQEFTKVFIGKVPIMLRSSYCSLYHLSEKDLTELGECPYDQGGYFIINGSEKVLIAQEKMSSNHVYVFKKRQPNKYSYVAEVRSVVESQSKAPSSMFVRMLSRSGAKGGSSAQYIRTTLPYIRTEIPIIIVFRALGFVADKDILEHICYDFNDVQMMELLRPSLEEAFVIQNQQVALDYIGKRGSTTGVTRDKRIKYAKEILQREMLPHVGTEEYCETKKAYYFGYIIHRLLLCVLGRRPEDDRDHYANKRLDLAGPLLGGLFRTLFRKLIRDVRSHVQKCVDNGKDVNLQLAIKAKTITSGLKYSLATGNWGQANAAGTRAGVSQVLNRLTYASTLSHLRRLNSPIGREGKLAKPRQLHNSHWGMMCPAETPEGQACGLVKNLALMVYITVGSAANPILEFLDEWSTENFEEISPAVIPQSTKIFVNGNWIGIHRHPELLVKTLKQLRRQVDVNTEVGIIRDIRLKELRLYTDYGRCSRPLFIVEKQRLLIKKKDILALQQRESHEEYGWHDLIRKGFIEYIDTEEEETTMISMTMNDLLNAKHNPSDAYSETYTHCEIHPSLLLGVCASIIPFPDHNQSPRNTYQSAMGKQAMGIYVTNYQLRMDTLAYVLYYPQKPLVTTRAMEHLHFRQLPAGINAVVAIACYTGYNQEDSIIMNQSSIDRGFFRSLFFRSYRDEEKKMGTLVKEDFGCPSSDNTMGMRHGSYDKLDSDGFAPPGSRVSGDDVIIGKTIPFSQDEAQGPSSKYTRQDRSCSLRHSESGIVDQVLLTTNADGLRFVKVRMRSVRIPQIGDKFSSRHAQKGTIGMTYSQEDMPWTIEGITPDIIVNPHAIPSRMTIGQLIECVMGKVAAQMGKEGDATPFTDVTVDNISKALHKCGYQMSGFERMYSGHTGRQLSSLIFLGPTYYQRLKHMVDDKIHSRGRGPMQILTRQPAEGRSRDGGLRFGEMERDCMIAHGAAHFLKERLFDQSDAYRVHVCERCGLIAVSNLKKLSFECRSCKNKTDIVQAYIPYACKLLIQELVAMAISPRLLTKDLESIKKQKKKGG